The DNA window GAAGCCCGTCCAAACCCCGAAAGATCGTGAATAGCGGCTACCCGCTTCACGGGGTTGTGCATAATTTCCATTGTTTTTTTTTGTAAAGATACATTTTCCTTTCCGAAGAGCGGAATTAGCCTTTAGATACAAGAGGAACAGAGAAACATCTAACACCTTTAATCAAAAAAACACTATTCGGTCAAAATATAAAACCTTCGTTGGACAATAATTCAGCAATTCAATGAGGCAGCCACCTGTAGAATAATTAAATACTTTTTAACACTTTCTGCTCAAATAAGGGCAGATTCCTGTTGGAATTGCCAATTCGTTTTTTTATATTTAACCACGATTTTAACCTAAACAGATATGAATATGGAGAAGGTTATTACATTTAACGAGCTCAGACGAATCAAGGATAGTCTTCCACACGGCAGTGTTCAGAAAATTGCCGAAGAGCTAAATCTCGAAGAAGATACCGTTCGCAACTACTTTGGTGGCGCGGACTATGTTCACGGGAAAAGTGTAGGTTTTCATGCAGAACAGGGTCCCGACGGTGGAGTAATTACCCTTGACGACATTACTATCCTCGAAAAAGCAAAAAAAATATTATCGGATCTCAACATCGCCCATTAATAAAAAAATATTAATTGAGAGGAAAGGGCGGAACGATTTTCTGCCCTTTTTCTATTATACTTGCCGAAAAAGAATACTATGGAAGTCTCTTGGCTTGAGAAAGTCGAATTAGCCTGCCGACAGGCGTTTACCGGAACGCATATCCCCTCCCACAATTTTGCCCATCACCAACGGGTATGGAATTACGCCTTAGAAATTACCCGCAATCTGGATCGGGCCAGTTCGAGCAACAACGATCAAGCATTTCTCAACCTTTTAGTGGCCTGCTACTTTCACGATACTGGGCTTACAATTAACCCGGGCGAAGACCATGGAGCCGATTCGCTACGAATACTGGAGAGGTGGCTGGAGAGCAATCCAAATCTGAAATTACTCCTTAGCCAATCGGCATTGGATGCCGTACGGCTGCACGACGATAAGAGCTATAAACAGCAAGGATTAAATCAACATCCCCTTTCGCTAGACAACACCCTTGCTATTCTCAGCATAGCCGACGATATGGATGCGCTGGGTTACTTAGGCATTCTGCGTTACACCGAGATTTACCTCATGCGCGGTATTGCGGCGCAGGACTTACCCTCCAAGGTTGCAGCAAATCTTGAATCACGCTTCCAATTTATGGCACAGACGATTAAAAGCATGCCGGAACTATACCACCATCAGCGACAACGCTACGAAATTACGCTTCAATTCTTCAGCCGCTGGGCCAAGCAAGACCAAAGCAATTCCGAATATGCTACCTTTGCAGCCCTAGTTCAATCCATTGTGGTGGAGCAAAAATTGGATTGGAAATTGCTTTCCACAGCGCTTCAGAACCATCCATGGACTGATTTAAAGCAGTTTACTCAAGAACTGGTGGCGGAAATGTAAGGGAACAAAGGATTAGGAAGTTCTAGCATTAATAAAAATATCAGTGGAATTCAAGTGAAATGGAGAAGATAGATATAGTGGTGATTGGGGGCGGCCCTGCCGGTTTAATGGCGGCTGGAACAGCGGCTGCTGAGGGCGTTACGGTTATGCTGCTTGAGAAAATGGAGAAGGTAGCCCGTAAGTTGAGGATCACCGGCAAGGGTAGGTGCAACATTACCAATGCGCGCGCCATTCCCGAGTTCCTAACCAAGATTTACCCAAGCCCCAACTTCTTTAAGCCATCGCTATACTCGTTTTCGAACCAAGATATAGTAACACTCCTAGAGAAGCAGGGAGTAAAGACCTACATCGACAGGGGCGAACGTATTTTCCCTGTGAGCGAAAGCGCCAAAGAGGTGGCCGAAGGGTTAAATGCCTTCGCCAAGGAGCGAGGAGCCGATATTCTCTGCCATGCCGAGGTGGTCAGCATTGCACACTCTGCCGATGGATTTACTATCAGCGTTAAAACGCCGCAGGAATCAAGAACCATAGCCGCGAAGGCTGTAATTGTTGCAACAGGCGGACTATCCTATCCCCTTACCGGGAGCACCGGAGCCGGCTATGCCTTTGCCCGTGAACTTGGCGTGAAGGTAACCCCTACCCATCCTTCGCTCGTTCCATTGGAAATGGCCGATAAGCCGGGCAAGCTAACCAACACTACCAACCTCAAGAATATCGAAATGGTGCTCTGGATCAACCAGAAAAAGATCGACAAGGAGTTTGGCGAACTCGAGGTGCTCGATGGTAAGCTGGCCGGACCTATTACCCTCCGGTTGAGCCGAGCGGCAGTTGCGGCCATCGATGCCGGCTCATCCGTTCGCTTCACCCTCGATTTGAAGCCTGCACTTTCGCCCGAGCAGCTGGACAACCGTATTGCACGGGAGTTGGCAAATCCTGCCGTAAAAAATCTCGGTGGACTGCTCCGCACCATGCTACCCTCCAACCTGATAGATGCTTTTGCCGAGCTGCTCCCAAGTCCGCTCTCGAAACCCACAGC is part of the Williamwhitmania taraxaci genome and encodes:
- a CDS encoding BaiN/RdsA family NAD(P)/FAD-dependent oxidoreductase — protein: MEKIDIVVIGGGPAGLMAAGTAAAEGVTVMLLEKMEKVARKLRITGKGRCNITNARAIPEFLTKIYPSPNFFKPSLYSFSNQDIVTLLEKQGVKTYIDRGERIFPVSESAKEVAEGLNAFAKERGADILCHAEVVSIAHSADGFTISVKTPQESRTIAAKAVIVATGGLSYPLTGSTGAGYAFARELGVKVTPTHPSLVPLEMADKPGKLTNTTNLKNIEMVLWINQKKIDKEFGELEVLDGKLAGPITLRLSRAAVAAIDAGSSVRFTLDLKPALSPEQLDNRIARELANPAVKNLGGLLRTMLPSNLIDAFAELLPSPLSKPTADVSPKDKKAIVNRLREYPIDIEGYGGFSEAIVTAGGVDLKEIGSKTMESRVVGSLYFAGEVLNLDADTGGYNLQIAFSTGFVAGKSAAQKVKEANRADG
- a CDS encoding HD domain-containing protein, translating into MEVSWLEKVELACRQAFTGTHIPSHNFAHHQRVWNYALEITRNLDRASSSNNDQAFLNLLVACYFHDTGLTINPGEDHGADSLRILERWLESNPNLKLLLSQSALDAVRLHDDKSYKQQGLNQHPLSLDNTLAILSIADDMDALGYLGILRYTEIYLMRGIAAQDLPSKVAANLESRFQFMAQTIKSMPELYHHQRQRYEITLQFFSRWAKQDQSNSEYATFAALVQSIVVEQKLDWKLLSTALQNHPWTDLKQFTQELVAEM
- a CDS encoding DNA-binding protein, translating into MEKVITFNELRRIKDSLPHGSVQKIAEELNLEEDTVRNYFGGADYVHGKSVGFHAEQGPDGGVITLDDITILEKAKKILSDLNIAH